A single region of the Salvia miltiorrhiza cultivar Shanhuang (shh) chromosome 8, IMPLAD_Smil_shh, whole genome shotgun sequence genome encodes:
- the LOC131000331 gene encoding polycomb group protein FIE1-like: MARIPLGCEAVAGSLTPSKKREYRVTNRLQEGKRPIYAVVFNFIDSRYFNAFATAGGNRVTVYQCLDGGVIAVLQSYIDEDKDESFYTVSWACNIDGTPFLVAGGLNGIIRVIDTGSEKIYKSFVGHGDSINEIRTQPLKPSLVVSASKDESVRLWNIHTGICILIFAGAGGHRNEVLSVDFHPSDIYRIASCGMDNTVKIWSMKEFWTYVEKSFTWTDLPSKFPTKYVQFPIFIASVHTNYVDCNRWIGDFMLSKSVDNELVLWEPKMKEQSPGEGTVDILQKYPVPECDIWFIKFSCDFHYKAAAVGNREGKIYVWEVQSNPPVLIARLSHVQSKSPIRLTAMSFDGSTILCCCEDGTIWRWDVVASS, translated from the exons ATGGCTCGGATTCCGTTGGGTTGCGAGGCGGTGGCGGGATCGCTGACGCCGTCGAAGAAGCGGGAGTACAGGGTCACTAATAGGCTTCAGGAAGGCAAACGCCCCATTTACGCCGTTGTTTTCAATTTCATTGATTCCCGCTACTTCAACGCCTTCGCCACCGCCGGCGGCAATCGC GTGACTGTCTACCAGTGTCTGGATGGTGGTGTTATAGCTGTGCTGCAATCCTACATTGATGAAGAT AAGGATGAATCTTTCTACACAGTCAGTTGGGCTTGCAATATTGATGGAACGCCATTTTTGGTGGCTGGAGGGCTTAATGGAATCATCCGTGTTATCGATACTGGCAGTGAGAAGATATACAAG AGTTTCGTTGGTCATGGGGATTCTATTAATGAAATTCGGACTCAGCCACTGAAACCATCCCTTGTTGTGTCAGCGAGCAAA GATGAATCTGTGCGCCTGTGGAATATTCATACTGGGATATGTATTTTGATATTTGCGGGTGCAGGTGGCCATCGCAATGAAGTTCTTAGTGTG GACTTCCACCCCTCTGACATTTACCGCATCGCAAGCTGTGGAATGGATAACACTGTCAAGATCTGGTCAATGAAAG AATTTTGGACATACGTAGAGAAATCATTTACTTGGACAGACCTACCTTCCAAATTTCCAACAAAATACGTCCAGTTCCCA ATATTTATTGCATCAGTACATACAAATTATGTTGACTGCAACCGGTGGATTGGTGATTTTATGCTCTCTAAG AGTGTTGATAATGAACTTGTACTATGGGAACCAAAAATGAAAGAACAATCTCCTGGAGAG GGTACGGTTGACATCCTCCAAAAGTATCCTGTTCCCGAGTGTGATATTTGGTTTATCAAGTTTTCTTGTGATTTCCATTACAAGGCAGCAGCAGTAG GGAATAGGGAAGGGAAGATATATGTGTGGGAAGTTCAGTCTAACCCTCCGGTTCTCATTGCAAG ATTGTCCCATGTCCAGTCGAAATCTCCAATTAGATTAACCGCCATGTCTTTTGATGGAAG CACCATTCTCTGCTGCTGTGAAGATGGAACAATATGGAGATGGGATGTGGTTGCAAGCTCTTGA
- the LOC131000325 gene encoding uncharacterized protein LOC131000325, with amino-acid sequence MSTSGRSGSTHSTDDADVSETLPTGAIPTGVAKDGRIWVHLHGSVLRPSGPIRARATDSFQGMPDASGTNWKNLTEEMKDLYFDEFVKAFCWQQDKYTRHQIKKAWISEARVAYKDYISACKKTLLLHKKKIESLNPIVEAAWRAYWALPETQARSAQASKNRRSEPCGVGTGMAIHHGGSRSALDHAEHLARESNIPFDAASWATFRRIHFKNGQYTAGRPAQHGLEVERRVAELREIQGEVTPADVDRIFREVVTPDPKGRIMGLGMMMSKALTSGDGESSTSTSTSHFDAPSKAEFTTLREDLDTTASALTRAVQEIEARRHREEEQARTIQEMQSQIALLMRGFRPSTPSDETHPDL; translated from the exons ATGTCTACTTCTGGCCGATCCGGATCTACGCATTCGACCGACGATGCGGATGTGTCCGAGACGCTGCCCACGGGGGCTATACCGACTGGTGTTGCTAAGGATGGGCGCATATGGGTGCATCTTCATGGCAG TGTTTTGAGGCCGAGTGGACCTATTCGGGCTAGGGCTACTGATAGCTTCCAAGGTATGCCAGATGCAAGTGGCACGAATTGGAAGAATTTGACTGAGGAGATGAAGGACTTGTACTTCGACGAATTTGTG AAAGCATTTTGTTGGCAACAAGATAAATATACCAGACACCAAATTAAGAAGGCGTGGATCTCAGAGGCTCGAGTAGCATATAAGGATTACATTTCTGCATGCAAGAAAACCCTCCTACTACACAAGAAGAAGATTGAATCTCTCAATCCTATTGTTGAGGCTGCTTGGAGGGCTTATTGGGCATTGCCTGAAACTCAGGCAAGGTCTGCACAGGCGTCTAAGAATCGCCGTTCTGAGCCTTGCGGTGTTGGTACAGGGATGGCTATTCATCATGGCGGGTCGCGTAGCGCTCTGGATCATGCTGAGCATCTG GCTCGGGAGAGCAATATCCCTTTTGACGCGGCGTCTTGGGCTACCTTTCGACGTATCCATTTTAAGAATGGACAGTATACCGCCGGACGACCTGCGCAGCACGGG TTGGAGGTCGAGAGGCGAGTGGCAGAGCTGCGTGAGATACAGGGAGAGGTCACACCCGCCGACGTGGATCGCATCTTCCGAGAGGTAGTCACTCCTGATCCGAAGGGGCGCATCATGGGATTAGGTATGATGATGTCGAAGGCGCTTACTTCAGGCGACGGCGAGTCGAGCACCTCCACCAGCACCTCACACTTCGATGCTCCTTCAAAGGCTGAGTTTACCACTTTGAGGGAGGATCTTGACACCACAGCGAGTGCTCTGACCAGAGCAGTGCAGGAGATAGAGGCCAGGAGACATAGAGAGGAGGAGCAGGCTAGGACTATACAGGAGATGCAGTCCCAGATCGCGTTGCTCATGCGAGGATTTCGACCATCCACCCCTTCTGATGAGACTCACCCAGACCTTTGA
- the LOC131000329 gene encoding uncharacterized protein LOC131000329 isoform X2 has product MRKKLDTRFPAARIKKIMQADEDVGKIAMAVPLLVYLCNRTYEVTLKRGAKTLSSLHLKQCVQSFNVFDFLRDTVHKVPDLGGADAANEDKSTTKRRKFSEDEESGNEDGSKRICMRETSQTSSNGRSRGRGRGRGRGRGSRTLHKESLDQYEKLEDNSDISNQSGNNQKENLERSCSVVADTAADSRTTGKKDADKAVVTFDLNVDLNENGDYTLTLAGAPSDSSEKPSRGTRHEDIPGWSLDSMERLAIDVVQLASLNKRMNEEDEDYDEEG; this is encoded by the exons ATGAGAAAGAAGCTTGACACTCGGTTTCCGGCG GCTCGAATAAAAAAGATAATGCAAGCTGATGAGGATGTAGGGAAGATTGCTATGGCCGTACCACTTCTAGTAT ATCTATGCAACCGGACGTATGAGGTTACCTTGAAACGGGGGGCAAAAACTCTAAGTTCTTTGCATTT GAAGCAATGTGTACAAAGCTTTAATGTTTTTGATTTCCTGCGGGACACCGTACATAAGGTACCTGACTTGGGTGGTGCAGATGCTGCGAACGAGGATAAGTCTACTACAAAAAGAAG GAAGTTTTCAGAGGATGAAGAGTCTGGTAATGAGGATGGCTCGAAAAGGATATGCATG CGTGAGACTAGCCAAACCAGCAGCAATGGGAGAAGCAGGGGTAGGGGCAGGGGCAGAGGTCGTGGCAGAGGTAGTCGAACATTGCACAAAGAATCACTTGATCAGTATGAAAAACTTGAAGATAATTCTGACATCTCTAACCAGAGTGGCAATaaccaaaaagaaaacctaGAAAGGTCATGTAGTGTTGTAGCTGATACTGCTGCAGATTCAAGAACTACAGGCAAAAAAGATGCAGATAAGGCAGTAGTTACTTTTGACCTCAATGTTGATTTAAATGAGAATGGGGACTACACCCTTACCTTAGCTGGAGCCCCTTCTGACTCTTCCGAAAAGCCATCTCGTGGAACAAGACATGAAGATATTCCTGGATGGTCCCTTGATAGCATGGAAAGGCTGGCTATTGATGTAGTTCAACTTGCCAGTTTAAATAAGAGAATGaatgaggaagatgaagatTATGATGAGGAAGGATGA
- the LOC131000330 gene encoding cysteine proteinase inhibitor-like isoform X2: MATAGGIHPSQKSHNSIEKEDLARFGGIHPSQKSHNSIEIEDLARFAVAEHNKKENTLLEFKKVIDVKEQVVAGTMYYITLVAADGGKDKVYEAADGGKDKVCEAADGGKDKVCEAADGGKDKVYEAKVLEQSWMNIKQLEEFKLLGDASICSSVQKI; encoded by the exons ATGGCGACAGCAGGAGGAATTCACCCGAGCCAGAAATCGCATAACAGCATCGAGAAAGAAGATCTCGCTCGTTTTGGAGGAATTCACCCGAGCCAGAAATCGCATAACAGCATCGAGATAGAAGATCTCGCTCGTTTTGCTGTCGCTGAACATAATAAGAAAGAG AATACTCTTTTGGAATTCAAGAAGGTAATAGATGTGAAGGAGCAGGTGGTGGCTGGGACCATGTATTACATAACACTGGTGGCTGCTGATGGCGGGAAGGACAAAGTATATGAGGCCGCTGATGGCGGGAAGGACAAAGTATGTGAG GCTGCTGATGGCGGGAAGGACAAAGTATGTGAGGCTGCTGATGGCGGGAAGGACAAAGTATATGAGGCCAAGGTGTTGGAGCAGTCATGGATGAATATCAAGCAACTTGAAGAATTCAAGCTTCTGGGCGATGCTTCAATTTGCTCCTCTGTGCAGAAAATCTAA
- the LOC131000330 gene encoding cysteine proteinase inhibitor-like isoform X1, which produces MATAGGIHPSQKSHNSIEKEDLARFGGIHPSQKSHNSIEIEDLARFAVAEHNKKENTLLEFKKVIDVKEQVVAGTMYYITLVAADGGKDKVYEAADGGKDKVCEAADGGKDKVCEAADGGKDKVCEAADGGKDKVYEAKVLEQSWMNIKQLEEFKLLGDASICSSVQKI; this is translated from the exons ATGGCGACAGCAGGAGGAATTCACCCGAGCCAGAAATCGCATAACAGCATCGAGAAAGAAGATCTCGCTCGTTTTGGAGGAATTCACCCGAGCCAGAAATCGCATAACAGCATCGAGATAGAAGATCTCGCTCGTTTTGCTGTCGCTGAACATAATAAGAAAGAG AATACTCTTTTGGAATTCAAGAAGGTAATAGATGTGAAGGAGCAGGTGGTGGCTGGGACCATGTATTACATAACACTGGTGGCTGCTGATGGCGGGAAGGACAAAGTATATGAGGCCGCTGATGGCGGGAAGGACAAAGTATGTGAGGCTGCTGATGGCGGGAAGGACAAAGTATGTGAGGCTGCTGATGGCGGGAAGGACAAAGTATGTGAGGCTGCTGATGGCGGGAAGGACAAAGTATATGAGGCCAAGGTGTTGGAGCAGTCATGGATGAATATCAAGCAACTTGAAGAATTCAAGCTTCTGGGCGATGCTTCAATTTGCTCCTCTGTGCAGAAAATCTAA
- the LOC131000327 gene encoding bi-functional coumaroyl CoA and feruloyl CoA ortho-hydroxylase F6H2-2-1-like — protein sequence MEKQKMTWKREDLIDFLIKKGNGIKGLSELKLAKIPDDFIQPPHQRLSHTKVATQHSIPIIDVSNWDDPRVSQSICAAAADWGFFQIINHGIPIGVLQDVKNATHDFFNLPVAERSKYLKENSPTPSIVLKTSFSHSVDKVLEWKDSLLHFTGTHDDGSHLWPNLTRDRVLEYTKLARPVIGNLVSVLLSGINVQQKQTQSDLVGSVDVSLLCYPKCPNPDLASGATPHSDVSVLTLLLQDDVGGLYVRASQGEDQWIHVEPMEGALIVNVGDVLEIMSNGKYKSIEHRVFLVSGDVDRVSVPLFVIPPRDALIGPLPEALHIGEKPIYRQIVFSDYFNRAFSKPPNGKQTIDYVRV from the exons ATGGAGAAACAGAAAATGACATGGAAACGTGAAGATCTGATAGATTTCTTGATAAAGAAAGGCAACGGCATCAAGGGGCTGTCGGAGCTGAAGCTGGCAAAGATCCCAGATGACTTCATCCAGCCCCCTCACCAAAGGCTAAGCCACACCAAAGTCGCAACCCAGCACTCCATACCCATCATCGACGTCTCCAACTGGGATGATCCCAGAGTCTCCCAATCCAtctgcgccgccgccgccgactgGGGTTTCTTTCAGATCATCAACCACGGCATCCCCATCGGCGTGCTCCAAGATGTCAAGAATGCTACTCACGATTTCTTCAACCTTCCCGTGGCGGAGAGGAGCAAGTATCTCAAGGAGAACTCTCCTACTCCCTCCATCGTGTTGAAGACCAGCTTCAGTCATTCCGTCGACAAGGTTCTAGAATGGAAGgattctcttctccacttcacCGGGACACACGACGACGGCTCCCACCTCTGGCCT aatttaac CAGAGATCGAGTTTTGGAATATACTAAGTTGGCAAGACCTGTGATAGGGAATTTAGTAAGTGTGTTGCTGAGTGGTATCAACGTGCAGCAGAAACAAACACAATCTGATTTGGTGGGATCTGTAGATGTGAGCCTTCTCTGCTACCCAAAGTGTCCGAACCCGGATCTTGCAAGTGGGGCGACTCCGCACTCCGATGTATCGGTGCTCACGCTCCTCCTGCAAGACGACGTAGGCGGGCTTTACGTGCGGGCGAGCCAAGGCGAGGATCAATGGATCCATGTGGAGCCGATGGAGGGCGCTCTCATCGTCAACGTCGGAGATGTGCTCGAGATTATGAGCAATGGCAAGTACAAGAGCATCGAGCATCGCGTGTTTTTGGTGAGCGGCGACGTGGATAGGGTTTCGGTGCCTCTATTCGTCATCCCTCCGCGCGATGCACTGATTGGTCCCTTGCCGGAAGCATTGCACATTGGAGAGAAGCCTATTTACAGACAAATTGTCTTCTCGGATTACTTCAATCGTGCCTTCAGCAAACCCCCTAACGGCAAGCAAACTATTGATTATGTTAGAGTCTGA
- the LOC131000330 gene encoding cysteine proteinase inhibitor-like isoform X3, whose translation MATAGGIHPSQKSHNSIEIEDLARFAVAEHNKKENTLLEFKKVIDVKEQVVAGTMYYITLVAADGGKDKVYEAADGGKDKVCEAADGGKDKVCEAADGGKDKVCEAADGGKDKVYEAKVLEQSWMNIKQLEEFKLLGDASICSSVQKI comes from the exons ATGGCGACAGCA GGAGGAATTCACCCGAGCCAGAAATCGCATAACAGCATCGAGATAGAAGATCTCGCTCGTTTTGCTGTCGCTGAACATAATAAGAAAGAG AATACTCTTTTGGAATTCAAGAAGGTAATAGATGTGAAGGAGCAGGTGGTGGCTGGGACCATGTATTACATAACACTGGTGGCTGCTGATGGCGGGAAGGACAAAGTATATGAGGCCGCTGATGGCGGGAAGGACAAAGTATGTGAGGCTGCTGATGGCGGGAAGGACAAAGTATGTGAGGCTGCTGATGGCGGGAAGGACAAAGTATGTGAGGCTGCTGATGGCGGGAAGGACAAAGTATATGAGGCCAAGGTGTTGGAGCAGTCATGGATGAATATCAAGCAACTTGAAGAATTCAAGCTTCTGGGCGATGCTTCAATTTGCTCCTCTGTGCAGAAAATCTAA
- the LOC131000328 gene encoding protein DGS1, mitochondrial has product MEDSSGSDSPSPPPNTVRAMFAFYSSYIHNRLRAFFPLSAISVDGYLSRRIANLYGTARRRRRKTCLPLPLPSAASTTSLDRASTVTSEGSRIFEVLEDIIDHTLRNLHNVQKNLLFWQSTAECSNTRKAYFMICQRGPGAFIDGTRQMIRDSLADGSGFQKLHCSASSHISERITVLTSLRYSLATFLAKVYMEVDKIGENLVKDLENSLPSLLVAINDIFLKLEASIGHFHAHRQTGSSVDGSYSVPLIFAKLPEVNQEGSQWTECEIKDAINLIYENLQRLDSYLSVLVSKHRKPRKLTLYWMRYSCGALGISFCSLWLLRHSKLMGSPDIDNWIKEAKDSTLSFWNDHVEQPILAIRDELFETFRKRQKGVMEREEVQLTADSLHRMLLAFSEQTAGKKFPENASDQEMLEIVMVRYEKELMHPIQGLVGGELVRALLIQVQKLKLDIEEAMLELDQILRANEINFAILAALPAFFISLILAMLVRAWFKRDTRAEGRGRVARVQRRLLLVEIERATMQFQSCKDQGLENDADCMYGLVLCFLDSLHCAVEGHARETGEWICLRQDIVDLAKPGLQTEYKLSIASRMERVYDCLLPSSKRR; this is encoded by the exons ATGGAGGACTCGTCGGGGAGTGATTCTCCATCGCCGCCACCAAACACTGTCAGAGCTATGTTCGCATTCTACTCCAGCTACATCCACAACCGCCTCCGCGCCTTCTTCCCTTTATCGGCGATTTCCGTCGACGGTTATCTATCGAGGAGGATCGCGAACTTGTACGGCACCGCGCGACGAAGGCGCAGGAAAACTTGCCTTCCCCTGCCTTTGCCCTCTGCCGCCTCCACTACTTCTCTCGACCGCGCTTCTAC GGTTACATCTGAGGGAAGTAGAATTTTCGAGGTGCTGGAGGATATTATTGACCACACGCTTAGAAATTTGCACAATGTTCAGAAGAATTTGTTGTTTTGGCAGTCAACGGCTGAG TGTTCAAATACTCGTAAAGCATACTTCATGATATGCCAAAGAGGGCCTGGTGCATTTATTGATGGTACTCGTCAAATGATACGTGATTCTCTTGCTGATGGTTCTGGCTTCCAGAAGCTCCATTGCTCAGCATCTTCTCATATATCTGAGAGGATTACTGTATTGACTTCTTTGAGATACTCTTTAGCTACATTTTTAGCCAAG GTCTATATGGAGGTCGACAAAATTGGAGAGAATCTGGTTAAGGATCTGGAGAACTCATTGCCCTCATTATTGGTTGCTATAAACGACATATTTTTGAAACTGGAAGCATCCATTGGCCATTTTCATGCTCATCGCCAA ACTGGCTCATCAGTGGATGGAAGCTATTCAGTTCCTTTGATTTTTGCAAAACTTCCGGAAGTTAATCAGGAAGGCTCCCAGTGGACTGAGTGTGAGATCAAAGATGCCATCAATTTGATTTACGAAAACCTGCAGAGATTGGACTCTTATCTGTCTGTGCTT GTTTCTAAACATCGCAAGCCAAGGAAATTAACTTTATACTGGATGCGCTATAGCTGCGGAGCATTGGGAATTTCTTTTTGTTCATTGTGGCTTCTTCGTCATAGCAAGTTAATGGGAAGCCCTGACATTGACAATTGGATCAAAGAGGCCAAGGATTCAACCCTAAGCTTTTGGAATGATCATGTAGAACAGCCA ATTTTGGCTATAAGGGATGAGCTTTTTGAGACCTTCAGGAAGAGGCAAAAAGGTGTAATGGAGCGTGAAGAAGTACAGTTGACTGCTGACTCTCTGCATAG AATGCTGTTAGCTTTTAGTGAGCAGACAGCTGGTAAAAAATTTCCAGAGAATGCATCTGACCAGGAAATGCTTGAGATTGTAATGGTCAG gtaCGAGAAAGAACTTATGCATCCAATTCAGGGTCTTGTGGGCGGGGAGCTTGTTCGAGCTCTTCTCATTCAG GTTCAGAAGCTAAAACTGGATATAGAAGA AGCAATGCTTGAGCTAGATCAGATCTTGAGAGCCAATGAAATCAACTTTGCTATTCTAGCTGCTTTACCTGCGTTCTTTATCTCCCTCATTTTAGCCATGTTGGTGCGAGCATGGTTTAAAAGG GACACCAGAGCTGAAGGGAGAGGACGAGTTGCCCGTGTTCAAAGAAGGCTATTGCTTGTGGAAATTGAAAGGGCTACGATGCAGTTTCAGAGTTGCAAAGATCAAGGATTG GAAAACGATGCTGATTGCATGTATGGTTTGGTCTTATGTTTTCTTGATTCCCTGCACTGTGCCGTGGAAGGACACGCCAGAGAAACGGGTGAATGGATATG TTTGAGACAGGATATTGTTGATTTAGCGAAGCCGGGCCTCCAAACTGAGTATAAGCTAAGCATTGCGTCGCGCATGGAACGGGTGTACGACTGCTTGCTCCCATCATCAAAACGTCGCTAG
- the LOC131000329 gene encoding uncharacterized protein LOC131000329 isoform X1: MRKKLDTRFPAARIKKIMQADEDVGKIAMAVPLLVSKALELFLQDLCNRTYEVTLKRGAKTLSSLHLKQCVQSFNVFDFLRDTVHKVPDLGGADAANEDKSTTKRRKFSEDEESGNEDGSKRICMRETSQTSSNGRSRGRGRGRGRGRGSRTLHKESLDQYEKLEDNSDISNQSGNNQKENLERSCSVVADTAADSRTTGKKDADKAVVTFDLNVDLNENGDYTLTLAGAPSDSSEKPSRGTRHEDIPGWSLDSMERLAIDVVQLASLNKRMNEEDEDYDEEG, from the exons ATGAGAAAGAAGCTTGACACTCGGTTTCCGGCG GCTCGAATAAAAAAGATAATGCAAGCTGATGAGGATGTAGGGAAGATTGCTATGGCCGTACCACTTCTAGTAT CTAAAGCTCTGGAACTATTTCTGCAAGATCTATGCAACCGGACGTATGAGGTTACCTTGAAACGGGGGGCAAAAACTCTAAGTTCTTTGCATTT GAAGCAATGTGTACAAAGCTTTAATGTTTTTGATTTCCTGCGGGACACCGTACATAAGGTACCTGACTTGGGTGGTGCAGATGCTGCGAACGAGGATAAGTCTACTACAAAAAGAAG GAAGTTTTCAGAGGATGAAGAGTCTGGTAATGAGGATGGCTCGAAAAGGATATGCATG CGTGAGACTAGCCAAACCAGCAGCAATGGGAGAAGCAGGGGTAGGGGCAGGGGCAGAGGTCGTGGCAGAGGTAGTCGAACATTGCACAAAGAATCACTTGATCAGTATGAAAAACTTGAAGATAATTCTGACATCTCTAACCAGAGTGGCAATaaccaaaaagaaaacctaGAAAGGTCATGTAGTGTTGTAGCTGATACTGCTGCAGATTCAAGAACTACAGGCAAAAAAGATGCAGATAAGGCAGTAGTTACTTTTGACCTCAATGTTGATTTAAATGAGAATGGGGACTACACCCTTACCTTAGCTGGAGCCCCTTCTGACTCTTCCGAAAAGCCATCTCGTGGAACAAGACATGAAGATATTCCTGGATGGTCCCTTGATAGCATGGAAAGGCTGGCTATTGATGTAGTTCAACTTGCCAGTTTAAATAAGAGAATGaatgaggaagatgaagatTATGATGAGGAAGGATGA